The following coding sequences are from one Ctenopharyngodon idella isolate HZGC_01 chromosome 17, HZGC01, whole genome shotgun sequence window:
- the LOC127498277 gene encoding kelch-like protein 28, with product MDQSAKSYMFASLTRPHSEQLLQGLQLLRQDHELCDIVLRVGDAKIHAHKVVLASISPYFKAMFTGNLSEKETSEVEFQCVDEAALKAIVEYAYTGTVFISQETVESLLPAANLLQVKLVLKECCSFLESQLDAGNCIGISRFAETYGCHDLCLAATKFICQNFEEVCQTEEFFELTRAELDEIVSNDCLNVVTEETVFYALESWIKYDLTERQQYLAQLLHCVRLPLLSVKFLTRLYEANHLIRDDHACKHLLNEALKYHFMPEHRLSYQTVLSTRPRCAPKVLLAVGGKAGLFATLESMEMYFPQTDSWIGLAPLTVPRYEFGVAVLEQKVYVVGGIATHMRQGISYRRHESTVERWDPDSNTWSSVEHMAECRSTLGVVVLAGELYALGGYDGQYYLQSVEKYVPKVKEWQPVAPMTKSRSCFATAVLDGMIYAIGGYGPAHMNSVERYDPSKDSWDMVAPMADKRINFGVGVMLGFIFVVGGHNGVSHLSSIERYDPHQNQWTACRPMNEPRTGVGSAVVDNYLYVVGGHSGSSYLNTVQRYDPITDSWHDSSGMMYCRCNFGLTAL from the exons ATGGACCAGTCGGCGAAGTCGTACATGTTTGCGAGTCTGACGCGGCCTCACTCCGAGCAGCTCCTGCAGGGTCTGCAGCTCCTGCGACAGGACCATGAGCTCTGCGACATCGTGCTGCGGGTTGGAGACGCCAAGATTCACGCGCACAAGGTGGTGCTGGCCAGCATCAGCCCGTACTTCAAGGCCATGTTCACCGGCAACCTGTCCGAGAAAGAGACGTCAGAGGTGGAGTTCCAGTGCGTCGATGAAGCCGCGCTCAAG GCCATAGTGGAGTACGCTTACACAGGAACAGTCTTCATCTCACAGGAAACGGTGGAGTCTCTACTTCCTGCCGCCAACCTTCTGCAGGTCAAGCTGGTTCTGAAAGAGTGCTGCAGCTTCCTGGAGAGCCAGCTGGACGCCGGCAACTGCATCGGGATCTCGCGCTTCGCCGAAACCTACGGCTGCCACGATCTGTGCCTAGCGGCCACCAAGTTCATCTGCCAGAACTTCGAGGAGGTGTGTCAGACAGAGGAGTTCTTCGAGCTGACGCGGGCCGAGCTGGACGAGATCGTCTCCAACGACTGCCTGAACGTGGTGACGGAGGAGACGGTGTTCTACGCCCTGGAGTCCTGGATCAAGTACGACCTGACGGAGCGGCAGCAGTATCTGGCGCAGCTCCTGCACTGCGTACGGCTGCCGCTGCTGAGCGTCAAGTTCCTCACGCGGCTCTACGAGGCCAATCACCTGATCCGAGACGACCACGCCTGCAAACACCTGCTCAACGAGGCCCTCAAGTATCACTTCATGCCCGAACACCGGCTCTCCTACCAGACGGTGCTGTCCACACGGCCGCGCTGCGCTCCCAAGGTCCTGCTGGCGGTCGGGGGCAAAGCCGGGCTGTTCGCCACGCTGGAAAG tatggAGATGTACTTCCCGCAGACGGACTCGTGGATCGGACTGGCTCCGCTCACCGTGCCGCGCTATGAATTCGGCGTGGCCGTCCTGGAGCAGAAGGTGTACGTGGTGGGCGGCATCGCCACGCACATGCGGCAGGGCATCAGCTACCGGCGGCACGAAAGCACCGTGGAGAGATGGGACCCCGACAGCAACACGTGGTCGTCGGTGGAGCACATGGCCGAATGCAGGAGCACGCTGGGCGTAGTGGTGTTAGCGGGGGAGCTGTACGCGCTCGGCGGCTACGACGGCCAGTACTACCTGCAGTCTGTGGAGAAATACGTGCCCAAGGTGAAGGAGTGGCAGCCCGTGGCGCCCATGACCAAATCACGCAGCTGCTTCGCCACCGCTGTGCTGGACGGGATGATCTACGCCATCGGCGGCTACGGCCCTGCGCACATGAACAG TGTGGAGAGATACGATCCAAGCAAAGACTCATGGGATATGGTGGCGCCCATGGCCGATAAGCGCATCAACTTCGGAGTGGGCGTGATGCTGGGCTTCATCTTCGTCGTCGGCGGACACAACGGTGTCTCTCATTTATCCAGCATTGAGCGATACGACCCGCATCAGAACCAGTGGACGGCGTGTCGGCCCATGAACGAGCCGCGCACAG gCGTGGGCTCGGCCGTGGTTGATAACTACCTCTACGTGGTTGGCGGTCACTCGGGATCCTCGTACctgaacacagtgcagcgctacGACCCCATCACGGACAGCTGGCACGACTCCAGCGGCATGATGTACTGCCGCTGTAACTTCGGCCTCACTGCCCTTTGA